Sequence from the Nymphaea colorata isolate Beijing-Zhang1983 chromosome 9, ASM883128v2, whole genome shotgun sequence genome:
CTGCGCGCGCGCCGAGGATGGTGGCCGAGCTGACGCGGTCGAGCCGCAGGGTCGCGGGCGGGTGGCTCGCGCTGGCGAAGCTCTTCCTGTTCTGCTGCGGGGCGCGGCCGAGCCGGCACTTCGACGCGGAGGCCGTGACGCCGGGGCATTTCGCGGAGGCGACCCGGTTCTCGAAGACGTCGGGGCGGAGCTTTCTGGCGCGGCACTGCTGGGGGGACTTGCTGTACGTGAGCGACCCCTGCGAGCACGGGGCGGCGAGCTCCGGCGGGAACGACATCGGCGTGTACAGGGGCGTGTTCGGGTCGTTCGCCAACTCGCGGACGCGGGAGTGGATCCTGAGCCGGAGGGTGGGGCTGGAGGCCGGAGTCAACTGCCCCTACTGCCGGGCGTCGGTGTGGAGCATGACGGAGGCGAGGCTCGTGCCGCGGAGCGCGTCCAGGCGGTTAGGGTCCCACCACGGCAGTGTCGAGTACTTCGTCTGCGTCAACGGCCACCTGCACGGCAGCTGTTGGCTGGCGCCCCTGTCCAGCGGCGATGACGTGGAAGACTCCGACGGCGACGGCGAAACTCACGAGAACGGTGACGCGGCGAGGCCGTTGAAGA
This genomic interval carries:
- the LOC116260869 gene encoding EID1-like F-box protein 3 — its product is MSFNQVKFGEISYRRSATCPQTCDFLRSINCTGTGGGVVESDTAAARAMELQVRTDSRRLPENDSGSESGLLDERVLLLVFRSINWNPQALCAAACVSRKLDAVAKRMLWRELCAARAPRMVAELTRSSRRVAGGWLALAKLFLFCCGARPSRHFDAEAVTPGHFAEATRFSKTSGRSFLARHCWGDLLYVSDPCEHGAASSGGNDIGVYRGVFGSFANSRTREWILSRRVGLEAGVNCPYCRASVWSMTEARLVPRSASRRLGSHHGSVEYFVCVNGHLHGSCWLAPLSSGDDVEDSDGDGETHENGDAARPLKRQKSS